In Cervus elaphus chromosome 29, mCerEla1.1, whole genome shotgun sequence, a single window of DNA contains:
- the LOC122685780 gene encoding retinol-binding protein 1-like — protein sequence MPVDFTGYWKMLTNENFEEYLRALDVNVALRKIANLLKPDKEIVQEGDHMIIRTLSTFRNYIMDFQVGKEFEENAHQVKEAFSYSSDKSSAPFFLLFLGYL from the exons ATGCCGGTCGACTTCACCGGGTACTGGAAGATGCTGACCAACGAGAATTTCGAGGAGTACCTGCGGGCGCTGGATGTCAATGTGGCCTTGCGCAAAATCGCCAACTTGCTGAAGCCAGACAAAGAGATCGTGCAGGAAGGCGACCACATGATCATCCGCACGCTGAGCACTTTTAGGAACTACATCATGGACTTCCAGGTTGGGAAGGAGTTTGAggaaaatgcccaccaa gttaaGGAAGCTTTCAGCTATTCTTCGGATAAATCCTCTGcccccttctttcttctcttcctgggaTACCTATGA